A genomic window from Qipengyuania oceanensis includes:
- a CDS encoding BLUF domain-containing protein, translating to MHRLLYRSQVADGVKAADVFDIVAQSERNNPKHAMTGFLLQEFDSFLQFLEGPVFAVEALLTRIEEDPRHSNLEVLYREDAQTRLFDEWSMKHLLSFGERPALEQLRNILGTRPDGERLLREVEKFVSGG from the coding sequence GTGCACAGGCTATTGTATCGCAGTCAGGTTGCCGATGGCGTGAAAGCGGCGGACGTCTTCGACATCGTCGCCCAGTCCGAGCGCAACAACCCGAAACACGCAATGACGGGGTTCCTGCTGCAGGAATTCGACAGTTTCCTCCAGTTCCTGGAAGGGCCTGTCTTCGCCGTCGAAGCGCTGCTGACGCGGATCGAGGAAGATCCGCGTCACAGCAATCTCGAAGTGCTCTATCGCGAGGACGCGCAGACGCGGCTGTTCGACGAATGGTCGATGAAGCACCTGCTCAGTTTCGGGGAACGACCGGCGCTCGAGCAGCTGCGCAACATTCTCGGCACCCGACCCGACGGAGAGCGCCTTCTACGCGAGGTGGAGAAGTTCGTGTCCGGCGGCTAG
- a CDS encoding nuclear transport factor 2 family protein produces the protein MSATDNLARWHAVIEGGNKADALADILHDDAVFHSPVVHTPQRGKPIVMAYLGAAGQTLNNDSFRYVREMVDGENILLEFVTEMGGIHVNGIDLIRFDEDGLITDFKVMVRPLKAVNKVWEMMAAQLERQKAAG, from the coding sequence ATGAGCGCAACCGACAATCTCGCTCGCTGGCATGCCGTCATCGAAGGCGGCAACAAGGCCGACGCACTGGCGGACATCCTCCACGATGACGCCGTATTCCACTCACCGGTCGTCCACACCCCGCAACGCGGCAAGCCGATCGTGATGGCCTACCTCGGAGCTGCCGGACAGACGCTCAACAATGACAGCTTTCGCTATGTCCGGGAGATGGTCGACGGCGAGAATATCCTGCTCGAATTCGTGACCGAGATGGGCGGCATTCACGTCAACGGTATCGACCTGATCCGCTTCGACGAGGACGGCCTGATTACAGATTTCAAGGTGATGGTCCGCCCGCTCAAGGCAGTGAACAAGGTCTGGGAAATGATGGCCGCTCAACTCGAACGGCAGAAGGCTGCCGGCTAG